A stretch of the Nothobranchius furzeri strain GRZ-AD chromosome 5, NfurGRZ-RIMD1, whole genome shotgun sequence genome encodes the following:
- the eva1ba gene encoding eva-1 homolog Ba, producing MDVKKKEMDLLSNSIAAFAHIKANPESFGLYFVLGVCFGLVLTLCLLVIRISCKPRTNIAASTPEKKHLKEASEEDEESEDDADEEGDDVEAPVPLPITEIPVGNHTSQSDGSLSVNVFTSAEELERAQRLEERERIIREIWRNGQPDILGTGTGTIGRVHYY from the exons ATGGATGTCAAGAAAAAGGAAATGGACCTCCTGAGTAACAGTATAGCTGCCTTTGCACACATCAAAG CTAATCCAGAGAGTTTTGGGCTCTACTTTGTTCTCGGGGTGTGTTTCGGCCTGGTGCTGACCCTCTGCCTCTTGGTGATCCGCATCTCCTGTAAGCCAAGGACCAACATTGCCGCCTCCACGCCGGAGAAGAAACATCTAAAGGAAGCCAGCGAGGAAGACGAAGAAAGCGAAGACGATGCCGATGAAGAAGGGGACGATGTAGAGGCACCTGTCCCGCTGCCCATCACCGAGATCCCAGTTGGTAATCATACCAGCCAATCAGACGGGTCTCTGAGTGTAAACGTCTTCACTTCAGCCGAAGAGCTGGAACGTGCGCAGCGACTGGAGGAGAGGGAGCGGATCATCCGGGAGATCTGGAGGAATGGCCAGCCAGATATCCTGGGGACAGGAACGGGGACTATTGGAAGAGTGCACTACTACTAA